The Humulus lupulus chromosome 3, drHumLupu1.1, whole genome shotgun sequence genome window below encodes:
- the LOC133823513 gene encoding ubiquitin C-terminal hydrolase 13 isoform X2: protein MTMMTPPPLDQQEDEEMLVPHSDLVEGPQPMEAAQVEPANTVENQTVENQPVEDPPSIKFTWTIENFTRLNVKKHYSDVFVVGGYKWRILIFPKGNNVDYLSMYLDVADSSTLPYGWSRYAQFSLAVVNQMHNKYSIRKDTQHQFNARESDWGFTSFMPLSDLYDPSRGYLMNDTCLVEAEVAVRKVLDYWSYDSKKETGYVGLKNQGATCYMNSLLQTLYHIPYFRKAVYHMPTTENDMPSGSIPLALQSLFYKLQYNDSSVATKELTKSFGWDTYDSFMQHDVQELNRVLCEKLEDKMKGTVVEGTIQQLFEGHHMNYIECINVDYKSTRKESFYDLQLDVKGCRDVYASFDKYVEVERLEGDNKYHAEEHGLQDAKKGVLFIDFPPVLQLQLKRFEYDFMRDTMVKINDRYEFPLQLDLDRENGKYLSPDADRSVRNLYTLHSVLVHSGGVHGGHYYAFIRPTLTDQWYKFDDERVTKEDMKRALEEQYGGEEELPQTNPGFNNTPFKFTKYSNAYMLVYIRESDKDKIICNVDEKDIAEHLRVRLKKEQEEKEDKKRYKAQAHLFTIIKVARDEDLSEQIGKDIYFDLVDHDKVRSFRIQKQTPFNQFKEEVAKEFGIPVQFQRFWIWAKRQNHTYRPNRPLTPQEETQSVGQLREVSNKTHNAELKLFLEVELGPDLRPIPPPDKTKEDILLFFKLYDPEKKELRYVGRLFVKSSGKPLEILGKLNQMAGFASDVEIELYEEIKFEPCVMCEHLDKRTSFRLSQIEDGDIICFQKSPLPETEVESKYPDVPSFLEYVHNRQIVHFRALERPKEDDFCLELSKIHSYDDVVERVARQIGLDDPSKIRLTAHNCYSQQPKPQPIKYRGVEHLSDMLVHYNQTSDILYYEVLDIPLPELQGLKNLKVAFHHATKDEVVIHNIRLPKQSTVGDVINVLKTKVELSRPDAELRLLEVFYHKIYKIFPHTEKIENINDQYWTLRAEEIPEEEKNLGAHDRLIHVYHFTKETAQNQMQVQNFGEPFFLVIREGETLAEVKVRIQKKLQVPDDEFSKWKFAFLSLGRPEYLQDSDVVSSRFQRRDVYGAWEQYLGLEHSDNAPKRAYAVNQNRHAYEKPVKIYN, encoded by the exons TGGGGGGTTATAAATG GCGAATACTAATTTTTCCCAAGGGGAATAATGTAGACTATCTGTCAATGTATTTGGATGTGGCCGATTCTTCAACATTGCCATATGGATGGAGTAGATACGCTCAGTTCAGCTTGGCTGTCGTTAACCAGATGCATAACAAGTACTCAATTAGAAAGG ACACACAGCACCAGTTTAACGCAAGGGAAAGTGACTGGGGTTTCACATCATTCATGCCTCTAAGTGATCTTTATGACCCTAGTAGAGGGTATCTAATGAATGACACTTGTTTAGTTGAAGCCGAGGTAGCTGTCCGCAAGGTTCTTGATTACTGGTCTTATGATTCTAAAAAGGAAACTGGTTATGTTGGACTCAAGAATCAGGGAGCAACTTGTTACATGAATTCTCTGCTCCAGACATTGTACCATATTCCTTATTTCAGAAAG gctgtgtaccacatgccaactACTGAGAATGATATGCCATCGGGAAGCATCCCACTTGCGCTACAGAGTTTATTCTATAAGCTTCAATATAATGACAGCAGTGTTGCCACAAAAGAATTAACCAAGTCTTTCGGATGGGATACATATGATTCTTTTATGCAACATGATGTGCAAGAACTCAACAGGGTACTTTGTGAAAAGCTTGAAGACAAAATGAAG GGAACTGTTGTGGAGGGGACGATACAACAATTATTTGAGGGTCATCACATGAATTACATAGAGTGCATAAATGTAGACTACAAATCTACAAGAAAGGAATCATTTTATG ACCTTCAGCTTGATGTGAAAGGGTGTCGGGATGTTTATGCCTCTTTTGACAAGTATGTGGAAGTTGAACGTCTTGAGGGTGATAATAAATATCATGCTGAAGAACATGGTTTGCAG GATGCTAAGAAGGGTGTCTTATTTATTGACTTCCCACCTGTCCTTCAACTTCAACTAAAGCGGTTTGAATATGATTTTATGCGGGACACGATGGTCAAG ATCAATGACCGCTACGAGTTTCCTCTTCAACTTGATCTTGACAGAGAAAATGGAAAATATCTATCACCTGATGCTGATAGAAGTGTCCGCAACCTTTATACACTTCATAG TGTCTTGGTTCATAGTGGTGGGGTGCATGGTGGACACTACTACGCTTTTATTAGGCCAACCCTCACAGATCAGTG GTACAAATTTGATGATGAACGTGTGACAAAAGAAGATATGAAAAGGGCACTAGAAGAGCAGTATGGTGGCGAGGAAGag TTGCCACAGACCAACCCTGGTTTTAATAATACTCCCTTCAAGTTTACAAAATACTCTAATGCATACATGCTTGTGTATATAAGGGAAAGTGACAAGGACAAAATAATTTGTAATGTTGACGAGAAGGACATAGCTGAACATTTAAGG GTAAGATTGAagaaagaacaagaagaaaaggAGGATAAGAAAAGATATAAAGCACAAGCCCACCTTTTTACTATTATAAAG GTAGCACGAGATGAGGACCTTTCTGAACAGATTGGAAAAGATATATATTTTGACCTTGTAGATCATGACAAAGTTCGTAGTTTCCGTATTCAGAAACAGACACCCTTTAACCAATTCAAG GAAGAGGTTGCAAAAGAGTTTGGAATACCTGTGCAATTTCAACGGTTCTGGATTTGGGCGAAACGGCAAAATCACACATACCGCCCCAATAGACCTTTGACACCTCAGGAGGAAACACAATCA GTTGGACAGTTGAGAGAGGTCTCAAATAAGACACATAATGCAGAGCTTAAATTGTTTTTGGAAGTTGAGCTCGGACCG GATTTACGTCCTATTCCTCCGCCTGATAAAACTAAGGAAGATATACTACTCTTTTTCAAGCTTTATGATCCTGAGAAAAAGGAGCTACG ATACGTTGGGAGACTTTTTGTGAAGAGCTCTGGTAAGCCATTGGAAATTTTAGGAAAACTTAATCAAATGGCTGGCTTTGCTTCTGATGTAGAAATTGAACTTTATGAG GAGATAAAGTTTGAACCTTGTGTCATGTGTGAACACCTTGATAAGAGGACCTCTTTTCGGTTGAGTCAG ATAGAAGACGGGGACATTATTTGCTTTCAGAAATCTCCTCTACCTGAAACTGAAGTAGAAAGCAAATACCCAGATGTGCCTTCATTTTTGGAATATGTACACAATCGACAG ATTGTTCACTTTCGAGCATTGGAGAGACCAAAGGAGGATGATTTCTGTTTAGAACT GTCAAAGATACACAGCTATGATGATGTGGTTGAGAGAGTGGCTCGCCAAATAGGTTTGGATGATCCATCCAAAATCAGGCTAACAGCTCATAATTGTTATTCTCAGCAACCTAAGCCCCAGCCTATAAAATATAGAGGAGTAGAACATTTGTCAGACATGCTAGTCCATTACAATCAA ACCTCCGATATTTTGTACTATGAAGTTTTGGACATCCCCCTGCCAGAACTACAAGGTTTAAAAAATCTGAAAGTTGCTTTTCATCACGCAACAAAAGATGAG GTGGTTATTCACAACATCAGATTACCAAAACAGAGCACTGTTGGAGATGTGATCAACGTACTTAAAACAAAG GTAGAGTTGTCTCGTCCAGATGCAGAACTCAGACTGCTTGAGGTTTTCTACCACAAGATATACAAG ATCTTTCCACACACTGAAAAGATCGAGAATATAAATGATCAATACTGGACCTTGCGAGCAGAGGAG ATTCCGGAGGAAGAGAAAAACCTGGGTGCCCATGATCGCTTAATTCATGTCTACCACTTCACAAAGGAGACTGCACAAAACCAGATG CAAGTCCAAAATTTTGGTGAACCCTTCTTCTTGGTCATTCGTGAAGGTGAGACTTTAGCTGAAGTGAAGGTGCGTATTCAAAAGAAGTTGCAGGTTCCAGATGATGAGTTTTCTAAG TGGAAGTTTGCTTTCTTATCGCTTGGTCGTCCAGAGTACCTGCAGGATTCTGATGTAGTTTCAAGTCGTTTCCAG AGAAGAGATGTATATGGTGCTTGGGAACAGTACCTTGGGTTGGAGCACTCTGATAATGCTCCTAAGAGGGCTTATGCAGTAAATCAG AACCGACACGCATACGAGAAGCCAGTTAAAATATACAACTAA
- the LOC133823513 gene encoding ubiquitin C-terminal hydrolase 13 isoform X4: MTMMTPPPLDQQEDEEMLVPHSDLVEGPQPMEAQVEPANTVENQTVENQPVEDPPSIKFTWTIENFTRLNVKKHYSDVFVVGGYKWRILIFPKGNNVDYLSMYLDVADSSTLPYGWSRYAQFSLAVVNQMHNKYSIRKDTQHQFNARESDWGFTSFMPLSDLYDPSRGYLMNDTCLVEAEVAVRKVLDYWSYDSKKETGYVGLKNQGATCYMNSLLQTLYHIPYFRKAVYHMPTTENDMPSGSIPLALQSLFYKLQYNDSSVATKELTKSFGWDTYDSFMQHDVQELNRVLCEKLEDKMKGTVVEGTIQQLFEGHHMNYIECINVDYKSTRKESFYDLQLDVKGCRDVYASFDKYVEVERLEGDNKYHAEEHGLQDAKKGVLFIDFPPVLQLQLKRFEYDFMRDTMVKINDRYEFPLQLDLDRENGKYLSPDADRSVRNLYTLHSVLVHSGGVHGGHYYAFIRPTLTDQWYKFDDERVTKEDMKRALEEQYGGEEELPQTNPGFNNTPFKFTKYSNAYMLVYIRESDKDKIICNVDEKDIAEHLRVRLKKEQEEKEDKKRYKAQAHLFTIIKVARDEDLSEQIGKDIYFDLVDHDKVRSFRIQKQTPFNQFKEEVAKEFGIPVQFQRFWIWAKRQNHTYRPNRPLTPQEETQSVGQLREVSNKTHNAELKLFLEVELGPDLRPIPPPDKTKEDILLFFKLYDPEKKELRYVGRLFVKSSGKPLEILGKLNQMAGFASDVEIELYEEIKFEPCVMCEHLDKRTSFRLSQIEDGDIICFQKSPLPETEVESKYPDVPSFLEYVHNRQIVHFRALERPKEDDFCLELSKIHSYDDVVERVARQIGLDDPSKIRLTAHNCYSQQPKPQPIKYRGVEHLSDMLVHYNQVTSDILYYEVLDIPLPELQGLKNLKVAFHHATKDEVVIHNIRLPKQSTVGDVINVLKTKVELSRPDAELRLLEVFYHKIYKIFPHTEKIENINDQYWTLRAEEIPEEEKNLGAHDRLIHVYHFTKETAQNQMQVQNFGEPFFLVIREGETLAEVKVRIQKKLQVPDDEFSKWKFAFLSLGRPEYLQDSDVVSSRFQRRDVYGAWEQYLGLEHSDNAPKRAYAVNQNRHAYEKPVKIYN, encoded by the exons TGGGGGGTTATAAATG GCGAATACTAATTTTTCCCAAGGGGAATAATGTAGACTATCTGTCAATGTATTTGGATGTGGCCGATTCTTCAACATTGCCATATGGATGGAGTAGATACGCTCAGTTCAGCTTGGCTGTCGTTAACCAGATGCATAACAAGTACTCAATTAGAAAGG ACACACAGCACCAGTTTAACGCAAGGGAAAGTGACTGGGGTTTCACATCATTCATGCCTCTAAGTGATCTTTATGACCCTAGTAGAGGGTATCTAATGAATGACACTTGTTTAGTTGAAGCCGAGGTAGCTGTCCGCAAGGTTCTTGATTACTGGTCTTATGATTCTAAAAAGGAAACTGGTTATGTTGGACTCAAGAATCAGGGAGCAACTTGTTACATGAATTCTCTGCTCCAGACATTGTACCATATTCCTTATTTCAGAAAG gctgtgtaccacatgccaactACTGAGAATGATATGCCATCGGGAAGCATCCCACTTGCGCTACAGAGTTTATTCTATAAGCTTCAATATAATGACAGCAGTGTTGCCACAAAAGAATTAACCAAGTCTTTCGGATGGGATACATATGATTCTTTTATGCAACATGATGTGCAAGAACTCAACAGGGTACTTTGTGAAAAGCTTGAAGACAAAATGAAG GGAACTGTTGTGGAGGGGACGATACAACAATTATTTGAGGGTCATCACATGAATTACATAGAGTGCATAAATGTAGACTACAAATCTACAAGAAAGGAATCATTTTATG ACCTTCAGCTTGATGTGAAAGGGTGTCGGGATGTTTATGCCTCTTTTGACAAGTATGTGGAAGTTGAACGTCTTGAGGGTGATAATAAATATCATGCTGAAGAACATGGTTTGCAG GATGCTAAGAAGGGTGTCTTATTTATTGACTTCCCACCTGTCCTTCAACTTCAACTAAAGCGGTTTGAATATGATTTTATGCGGGACACGATGGTCAAG ATCAATGACCGCTACGAGTTTCCTCTTCAACTTGATCTTGACAGAGAAAATGGAAAATATCTATCACCTGATGCTGATAGAAGTGTCCGCAACCTTTATACACTTCATAG TGTCTTGGTTCATAGTGGTGGGGTGCATGGTGGACACTACTACGCTTTTATTAGGCCAACCCTCACAGATCAGTG GTACAAATTTGATGATGAACGTGTGACAAAAGAAGATATGAAAAGGGCACTAGAAGAGCAGTATGGTGGCGAGGAAGag TTGCCACAGACCAACCCTGGTTTTAATAATACTCCCTTCAAGTTTACAAAATACTCTAATGCATACATGCTTGTGTATATAAGGGAAAGTGACAAGGACAAAATAATTTGTAATGTTGACGAGAAGGACATAGCTGAACATTTAAGG GTAAGATTGAagaaagaacaagaagaaaaggAGGATAAGAAAAGATATAAAGCACAAGCCCACCTTTTTACTATTATAAAG GTAGCACGAGATGAGGACCTTTCTGAACAGATTGGAAAAGATATATATTTTGACCTTGTAGATCATGACAAAGTTCGTAGTTTCCGTATTCAGAAACAGACACCCTTTAACCAATTCAAG GAAGAGGTTGCAAAAGAGTTTGGAATACCTGTGCAATTTCAACGGTTCTGGATTTGGGCGAAACGGCAAAATCACACATACCGCCCCAATAGACCTTTGACACCTCAGGAGGAAACACAATCA GTTGGACAGTTGAGAGAGGTCTCAAATAAGACACATAATGCAGAGCTTAAATTGTTTTTGGAAGTTGAGCTCGGACCG GATTTACGTCCTATTCCTCCGCCTGATAAAACTAAGGAAGATATACTACTCTTTTTCAAGCTTTATGATCCTGAGAAAAAGGAGCTACG ATACGTTGGGAGACTTTTTGTGAAGAGCTCTGGTAAGCCATTGGAAATTTTAGGAAAACTTAATCAAATGGCTGGCTTTGCTTCTGATGTAGAAATTGAACTTTATGAG GAGATAAAGTTTGAACCTTGTGTCATGTGTGAACACCTTGATAAGAGGACCTCTTTTCGGTTGAGTCAG ATAGAAGACGGGGACATTATTTGCTTTCAGAAATCTCCTCTACCTGAAACTGAAGTAGAAAGCAAATACCCAGATGTGCCTTCATTTTTGGAATATGTACACAATCGACAG ATTGTTCACTTTCGAGCATTGGAGAGACCAAAGGAGGATGATTTCTGTTTAGAACT GTCAAAGATACACAGCTATGATGATGTGGTTGAGAGAGTGGCTCGCCAAATAGGTTTGGATGATCCATCCAAAATCAGGCTAACAGCTCATAATTGTTATTCTCAGCAACCTAAGCCCCAGCCTATAAAATATAGAGGAGTAGAACATTTGTCAGACATGCTAGTCCATTACAATCAAGTA ACCTCCGATATTTTGTACTATGAAGTTTTGGACATCCCCCTGCCAGAACTACAAGGTTTAAAAAATCTGAAAGTTGCTTTTCATCACGCAACAAAAGATGAG GTGGTTATTCACAACATCAGATTACCAAAACAGAGCACTGTTGGAGATGTGATCAACGTACTTAAAACAAAG GTAGAGTTGTCTCGTCCAGATGCAGAACTCAGACTGCTTGAGGTTTTCTACCACAAGATATACAAG ATCTTTCCACACACTGAAAAGATCGAGAATATAAATGATCAATACTGGACCTTGCGAGCAGAGGAG ATTCCGGAGGAAGAGAAAAACCTGGGTGCCCATGATCGCTTAATTCATGTCTACCACTTCACAAAGGAGACTGCACAAAACCAGATG CAAGTCCAAAATTTTGGTGAACCCTTCTTCTTGGTCATTCGTGAAGGTGAGACTTTAGCTGAAGTGAAGGTGCGTATTCAAAAGAAGTTGCAGGTTCCAGATGATGAGTTTTCTAAG TGGAAGTTTGCTTTCTTATCGCTTGGTCGTCCAGAGTACCTGCAGGATTCTGATGTAGTTTCAAGTCGTTTCCAG AGAAGAGATGTATATGGTGCTTGGGAACAGTACCTTGGGTTGGAGCACTCTGATAATGCTCCTAAGAGGGCTTATGCAGTAAATCAG AACCGACACGCATACGAGAAGCCAGTTAAAATATACAACTAA
- the LOC133823513 gene encoding ubiquitin C-terminal hydrolase 12 isoform X6 — translation MTMMTPPPLDQEDEEMLVPHSDLVEGPQPMEAQVEPANTVENQTVENQPVEDPPSIKFTWTIENFTRLNVKKHYSDVFVVGGYKWRILIFPKGNNVDYLSMYLDVADSSTLPYGWSRYAQFSLAVVNQMHNKYSIRKDTQHQFNARESDWGFTSFMPLSDLYDPSRGYLMNDTCLVEAEVAVRKVLDYWSYDSKKETGYVGLKNQGATCYMNSLLQTLYHIPYFRKAVYHMPTTENDMPSGSIPLALQSLFYKLQYNDSSVATKELTKSFGWDTYDSFMQHDVQELNRVLCEKLEDKMKGTVVEGTIQQLFEGHHMNYIECINVDYKSTRKESFYDLQLDVKGCRDVYASFDKYVEVERLEGDNKYHAEEHGLQDAKKGVLFIDFPPVLQLQLKRFEYDFMRDTMVKINDRYEFPLQLDLDRENGKYLSPDADRSVRNLYTLHSVLVHSGGVHGGHYYAFIRPTLTDQWYKFDDERVTKEDMKRALEEQYGGEEELPQTNPGFNNTPFKFTKYSNAYMLVYIRESDKDKIICNVDEKDIAEHLRVRLKKEQEEKEDKKRYKAQAHLFTIIKVARDEDLSEQIGKDIYFDLVDHDKVRSFRIQKQTPFNQFKEEVAKEFGIPVQFQRFWIWAKRQNHTYRPNRPLTPQEETQSVGQLREVSNKTHNAELKLFLEVELGPDLRPIPPPDKTKEDILLFFKLYDPEKKELRYVGRLFVKSSGKPLEILGKLNQMAGFASDVEIELYEEIKFEPCVMCEHLDKRTSFRLSQIEDGDIICFQKSPLPETEVESKYPDVPSFLEYVHNRQIVHFRALERPKEDDFCLELSKIHSYDDVVERVARQIGLDDPSKIRLTAHNCYSQQPKPQPIKYRGVEHLSDMLVHYNQVTSDILYYEVLDIPLPELQGLKNLKVAFHHATKDEVVIHNIRLPKQSTVGDVINVLKTKVELSRPDAELRLLEVFYHKIYKIFPHTEKIENINDQYWTLRAEEIPEEEKNLGAHDRLIHVYHFTKETAQNQMQVQNFGEPFFLVIREGETLAEVKVRIQKKLQVPDDEFSKWKFAFLSLGRPEYLQDSDVVSSRFQRRDVYGAWEQYLGLEHSDNAPKRAYAVNQNRHAYEKPVKIYN, via the exons TGGGGGGTTATAAATG GCGAATACTAATTTTTCCCAAGGGGAATAATGTAGACTATCTGTCAATGTATTTGGATGTGGCCGATTCTTCAACATTGCCATATGGATGGAGTAGATACGCTCAGTTCAGCTTGGCTGTCGTTAACCAGATGCATAACAAGTACTCAATTAGAAAGG ACACACAGCACCAGTTTAACGCAAGGGAAAGTGACTGGGGTTTCACATCATTCATGCCTCTAAGTGATCTTTATGACCCTAGTAGAGGGTATCTAATGAATGACACTTGTTTAGTTGAAGCCGAGGTAGCTGTCCGCAAGGTTCTTGATTACTGGTCTTATGATTCTAAAAAGGAAACTGGTTATGTTGGACTCAAGAATCAGGGAGCAACTTGTTACATGAATTCTCTGCTCCAGACATTGTACCATATTCCTTATTTCAGAAAG gctgtgtaccacatgccaactACTGAGAATGATATGCCATCGGGAAGCATCCCACTTGCGCTACAGAGTTTATTCTATAAGCTTCAATATAATGACAGCAGTGTTGCCACAAAAGAATTAACCAAGTCTTTCGGATGGGATACATATGATTCTTTTATGCAACATGATGTGCAAGAACTCAACAGGGTACTTTGTGAAAAGCTTGAAGACAAAATGAAG GGAACTGTTGTGGAGGGGACGATACAACAATTATTTGAGGGTCATCACATGAATTACATAGAGTGCATAAATGTAGACTACAAATCTACAAGAAAGGAATCATTTTATG ACCTTCAGCTTGATGTGAAAGGGTGTCGGGATGTTTATGCCTCTTTTGACAAGTATGTGGAAGTTGAACGTCTTGAGGGTGATAATAAATATCATGCTGAAGAACATGGTTTGCAG GATGCTAAGAAGGGTGTCTTATTTATTGACTTCCCACCTGTCCTTCAACTTCAACTAAAGCGGTTTGAATATGATTTTATGCGGGACACGATGGTCAAG ATCAATGACCGCTACGAGTTTCCTCTTCAACTTGATCTTGACAGAGAAAATGGAAAATATCTATCACCTGATGCTGATAGAAGTGTCCGCAACCTTTATACACTTCATAG TGTCTTGGTTCATAGTGGTGGGGTGCATGGTGGACACTACTACGCTTTTATTAGGCCAACCCTCACAGATCAGTG GTACAAATTTGATGATGAACGTGTGACAAAAGAAGATATGAAAAGGGCACTAGAAGAGCAGTATGGTGGCGAGGAAGag TTGCCACAGACCAACCCTGGTTTTAATAATACTCCCTTCAAGTTTACAAAATACTCTAATGCATACATGCTTGTGTATATAAGGGAAAGTGACAAGGACAAAATAATTTGTAATGTTGACGAGAAGGACATAGCTGAACATTTAAGG GTAAGATTGAagaaagaacaagaagaaaaggAGGATAAGAAAAGATATAAAGCACAAGCCCACCTTTTTACTATTATAAAG GTAGCACGAGATGAGGACCTTTCTGAACAGATTGGAAAAGATATATATTTTGACCTTGTAGATCATGACAAAGTTCGTAGTTTCCGTATTCAGAAACAGACACCCTTTAACCAATTCAAG GAAGAGGTTGCAAAAGAGTTTGGAATACCTGTGCAATTTCAACGGTTCTGGATTTGGGCGAAACGGCAAAATCACACATACCGCCCCAATAGACCTTTGACACCTCAGGAGGAAACACAATCA GTTGGACAGTTGAGAGAGGTCTCAAATAAGACACATAATGCAGAGCTTAAATTGTTTTTGGAAGTTGAGCTCGGACCG GATTTACGTCCTATTCCTCCGCCTGATAAAACTAAGGAAGATATACTACTCTTTTTCAAGCTTTATGATCCTGAGAAAAAGGAGCTACG ATACGTTGGGAGACTTTTTGTGAAGAGCTCTGGTAAGCCATTGGAAATTTTAGGAAAACTTAATCAAATGGCTGGCTTTGCTTCTGATGTAGAAATTGAACTTTATGAG GAGATAAAGTTTGAACCTTGTGTCATGTGTGAACACCTTGATAAGAGGACCTCTTTTCGGTTGAGTCAG ATAGAAGACGGGGACATTATTTGCTTTCAGAAATCTCCTCTACCTGAAACTGAAGTAGAAAGCAAATACCCAGATGTGCCTTCATTTTTGGAATATGTACACAATCGACAG ATTGTTCACTTTCGAGCATTGGAGAGACCAAAGGAGGATGATTTCTGTTTAGAACT GTCAAAGATACACAGCTATGATGATGTGGTTGAGAGAGTGGCTCGCCAAATAGGTTTGGATGATCCATCCAAAATCAGGCTAACAGCTCATAATTGTTATTCTCAGCAACCTAAGCCCCAGCCTATAAAATATAGAGGAGTAGAACATTTGTCAGACATGCTAGTCCATTACAATCAAGTA ACCTCCGATATTTTGTACTATGAAGTTTTGGACATCCCCCTGCCAGAACTACAAGGTTTAAAAAATCTGAAAGTTGCTTTTCATCACGCAACAAAAGATGAG GTGGTTATTCACAACATCAGATTACCAAAACAGAGCACTGTTGGAGATGTGATCAACGTACTTAAAACAAAG GTAGAGTTGTCTCGTCCAGATGCAGAACTCAGACTGCTTGAGGTTTTCTACCACAAGATATACAAG ATCTTTCCACACACTGAAAAGATCGAGAATATAAATGATCAATACTGGACCTTGCGAGCAGAGGAG ATTCCGGAGGAAGAGAAAAACCTGGGTGCCCATGATCGCTTAATTCATGTCTACCACTTCACAAAGGAGACTGCACAAAACCAGATG CAAGTCCAAAATTTTGGTGAACCCTTCTTCTTGGTCATTCGTGAAGGTGAGACTTTAGCTGAAGTGAAGGTGCGTATTCAAAAGAAGTTGCAGGTTCCAGATGATGAGTTTTCTAAG TGGAAGTTTGCTTTCTTATCGCTTGGTCGTCCAGAGTACCTGCAGGATTCTGATGTAGTTTCAAGTCGTTTCCAG AGAAGAGATGTATATGGTGCTTGGGAACAGTACCTTGGGTTGGAGCACTCTGATAATGCTCCTAAGAGGGCTTATGCAGTAAATCAG AACCGACACGCATACGAGAAGCCAGTTAAAATATACAACTAA